A single genomic interval of Croceibacter atlanticus HTCC2559 harbors:
- the paaC gene encoding 1,2-phenylacetyl-CoA epoxidase subunit PaaC, with product MSNQTLINYILGIADNSLILGQRLGTLTGHGPSLETDIACTNISLDLFGQVRGYYQYAADLSEEDKTEDDFAFLRKEREYKNVLLVEQPNRDFAYVIARQYLFDVFHILQMQELQNSKDENLAAIAKKGIKEVSYHVRFSGDWMKRLGDGTEESHNKIQEAVNNLWGYTNELFMMTEADKEAAEAGIGVDVSKLKDTYYNRVENLLKEATIEIPESKYWQKGGKEGIHTEHLGYLLSDMQYMQRTYPNMKW from the coding sequence ATGAGCAATCAAACTTTAATAAATTATATCCTTGGCATCGCCGATAACTCACTCATCCTTGGGCAACGCCTAGGAACTTTAACTGGTCATGGACCAAGCTTAGAGACAGATATCGCTTGCACTAACATCTCATTAGACTTGTTCGGACAAGTTCGTGGCTACTACCAATACGCAGCCGATTTATCTGAAGAGGACAAAACTGAAGATGATTTCGCATTCCTCAGAAAAGAACGTGAGTATAAAAATGTGCTTTTGGTTGAGCAACCAAATCGCGATTTCGCTTACGTCATCGCAAGACAGTATTTGTTTGATGTTTTCCACATTTTACAAATGCAAGAACTTCAGAATAGTAAAGATGAAAACTTAGCTGCAATCGCTAAAAAGGGAATTAAAGAAGTAAGTTATCACGTGCGATTTTCTGGAGATTGGATGAAACGTTTAGGCGATGGAACTGAAGAAAGCCATAATAAAATTCAGGAAGCCGTGAATAATCTTTGGGGTTATACCAATGAATTATTTATGATGACTGAAGCAGACAAAGAAGCTGCTGAAGCTGGTATTGGTGTAGATGTTTCAAAACTAAAAGATACCTATTACAATCGCGTTGAGAATCTTCTAAAAGAAGCAACTATCGAAATCCCTGAAAGTAAATACTGGCAAAAAGGTGGCAAAGAAGGTATTCATACAGAACATCTTGGTTATCTATTAAGCGATATGCAATATATGCAACGCACCTATCCTAATATGAAATGGTAG
- a CDS encoding four helix bundle protein → MEKKYDLSERLEDFAAEIVQLYDKKPVSFAREYLAKQLIRSACSSALNYGEALGAGTQKDKINKLRIVLKELRESLRNLNIQFKANLISEKQASPLVDENDQLIRIIVTRIKNLD, encoded by the coding sequence ATGGAAAAGAAATATGATTTAAGTGAACGCCTAGAAGATTTTGCTGCAGAAATAGTTCAGCTTTATGATAAAAAACCAGTGTCATTTGCTAGAGAATATCTTGCAAAACAATTAATTCGGTCAGCTTGTTCTTCTGCTCTTAATTATGGAGAAGCACTAGGTGCTGGAACACAAAAAGACAAAATCAATAAACTAAGGATAGTTTTAAAGGAATTAAGAGAGAGTTTGAGAAACTTAAATATTCAGTTTAAAGCTAATCTTATTTCAGAAAAACAGGCATCACCTTTAGTTGATGAAAATGACCAACTTATAAGAATTATAGTAACTCGAATTAAAAATTTGGACTGA
- the paaB gene encoding 1,2-phenylacetyl-CoA epoxidase subunit PaaB produces MSTKKNWPVWEIFVRSKNGLEHRHFGSLHAADAEMALANARDVYTRRSEGVSIWVVESQHITASNPDNNGELFEPAQDKVYRHPTFYDLPDDVKHM; encoded by the coding sequence ATGAGCACTAAGAAAAATTGGCCCGTTTGGGAAATCTTCGTGAGAAGTAAAAATGGATTAGAACACCGTCACTTTGGAAGCCTTCACGCAGCAGATGCAGAAATGGCTTTAGCAAATGCGCGTGATGTTTACACAAGGCGTAGCGAAGGCGTAAGCATTTGGGTTGTAGAGAGTCAACACATTACAGCGTCTAATCCAGATAATAATGGTGAGCTATTCGAGCCAGCACAAGACAAAGTGTACCGTCATCCAACATTTTACGATTTACCAGACGACGTGAAGCATATGTAA
- the paaA gene encoding 1,2-phenylacetyl-CoA epoxidase subunit PaaA, which produces MSNAEIKNLEDIFEQRIANDEKIEPKDWMPEKYRKTHIRQMSQHAHSEIVGMLPEGNWISRAPSLRRKVALLAKVQDEAGHGLYLYSACETLGVSREELYRQLHSGEAKYSSIFNYPTLTWADMGAIGWLVDGAAIINQVPLCNTSYGPYARAMVRVCKEESFHQRQGYEIMLTLCNGTPEQKEMAQDALNRWWWPSLMMLGPTDDASVHTEQSMKWKLKRKTNDELRQQFIDQTVPQADILGLTIPDPDLKFNEETGSYDFGEIDWDEFWQVVKGHGPCNKERMNARVNAWNEGEWVRDAAVAYAEKQENKKVAKAS; this is translated from the coding sequence ATGAGCAACGCAGAAATAAAGAATTTAGAAGACATCTTTGAGCAACGCATTGCCAATGATGAAAAAATTGAACCAAAAGATTGGATGCCAGAAAAGTATCGCAAGACACACATCAGGCAAATGTCTCAGCACGCACATTCTGAAATCGTTGGAATGCTTCCTGAAGGTAATTGGATTTCACGTGCACCTTCATTAAGACGCAAGGTTGCGTTATTAGCAAAAGTGCAAGATGAAGCTGGTCACGGCTTATACTTATACAGCGCTTGTGAAACTTTAGGTGTGTCTAGAGAAGAATTATACCGTCAACTACATTCTGGTGAAGCAAAATATTCTTCAATCTTCAACTACCCAACATTAACTTGGGCAGATATGGGTGCAATTGGCTGGTTGGTTGATGGCGCAGCGATTATTAATCAAGTGCCATTGTGTAACACATCATATGGACCATATGCAAGAGCAATGGTGCGCGTGTGTAAAGAGGAAAGTTTTCACCAACGTCAAGGTTATGAAATTATGTTGACGCTTTGTAATGGAACACCAGAACAAAAGGAAATGGCGCAAGACGCTTTAAATAGATGGTGGTGGCCAAGCTTGATGATGTTAGGCCCAACAGATGATGCTTCAGTACATACAGAACAATCTATGAAATGGAAGCTTAAACGTAAAACCAACGATGAATTACGTCAGCAATTTATTGACCAAACTGTCCCTCAAGCAGATATTTTAGGGCTAACTATTCCAGACCCAGATTTAAAATTTAATGAAGAGACAGGAAGCTATGACTTTGGAGAAATTGATTGGGATGAATTCTGGCAAGTTGTAAAAGGTCACGGTCCTTGTAATAAAGAACGCATGAACGCCAGAGTTAATGCTTGGAATGAAGGCGAATGGGTGCGCGATGCAGCTGTTGCCTATGCAGAAAAACAAGAAAATAAAAAAGTAGCGAAAGCAAGTTAA
- a CDS encoding 2Fe-2S iron-sulfur cluster-binding protein → MAKFHNIRVKDIYKETDDCSVITFDVPEDLHNAFNFSQGQHLTLKAIINGEDTRRSYSLCSSPIDKEWKVAVKKIHGGKFSTYVNDTLKSGDMLEIMEPSGTFGVDIDNSKRKNYLVFAAGSGITPILSMMKTHLALEPESTFKLFYLNKNAKSIIFKEEIEQLRNQYFGRLNIFYFLTREQRDIELFNGRFTPEKIQQITHTFVDIQDTNEVFICGPEDMIFMIQDELVKAGLPKELVHYELFVTGLSDEDKARAERLAQQSVEGKEITIVDGGKEFHFTMTKDYDNILDAALGAGADLPFACKGGVCSTCKCEVKEGSVEMKINYALDDKEVSQNLVLSCQAVPTSDKVTVDFDV, encoded by the coding sequence ATGGCTAAATTTCATAATATAAGAGTTAAGGACATCTATAAAGAAACTGACGATTGTTCGGTGATTACTTTTGATGTACCTGAAGACCTACACAATGCCTTCAACTTTTCTCAAGGTCAACACCTTACATTAAAAGCTATTATAAATGGCGAAGACACAAGAAGATCATATAGTTTATGTTCTAGCCCAATAGATAAAGAATGGAAAGTAGCTGTAAAGAAAATTCACGGCGGCAAATTCTCTACATATGTAAATGATACCCTAAAATCTGGCGATATGCTAGAAATTATGGAACCAAGTGGCACATTTGGTGTAGACATAGATAACTCAAAACGCAAAAACTATTTAGTATTTGCAGCAGGAAGTGGTATTACTCCTATCTTATCTATGATGAAAACACATTTAGCACTAGAGCCAGAAAGTACATTCAAGCTATTCTATTTGAATAAGAATGCAAAATCTATTATCTTTAAGGAAGAGATAGAACAGCTTAGAAATCAATATTTTGGACGTTTAAACATCTTTTATTTTCTAACAAGAGAACAACGAGATATTGAATTATTTAACGGCAGGTTTACACCAGAGAAAATTCAACAAATAACACACACCTTTGTAGATATTCAAGATACTAATGAAGTATTTATATGTGGTCCTGAAGATATGATTTTTATGATCCAGGATGAGTTAGTGAAAGCCGGCTTACCAAAAGAATTAGTGCATTATGAATTGTTTGTCACAGGATTAAGTGATGAAGACAAAGCAAGAGCAGAACGTCTTGCACAACAAAGTGTTGAAGGAAAAGAAATTACTATTGTAGATGGTGGAAAAGAATTTCACTTTACAATGACTAAAGATTACGACAACATTCTCGATGCAGCACTTGGCGCAGGTGCAGATTTACCTTTCGCCTGTAAAGGTGGTGTTTGTAGCACGTGTAAATGTGAGGTAAAAGAAGGAAGTGTCGAGATGAAGATAAATTATGCATTAGATGATAAGGAAGTATCTCAAAATTTAGTACTAAGCTGCCAAGCTGTTCCAACAAGTGATAAAGTAACTGTCGATTTCGACGTATAA
- a CDS encoding TetR/AcrR family transcriptional regulator, whose translation MMKVLNRKSEILKVAKDLITEKGYNAVSMRDLAKALDIKAASLYNHIANKQEILSTIILEIAEAFTVGMTQIFNEETTSINKLQDLIGLHIDISINNSGAMAMMHNDWKHLEADELIRFVTLRNAYENNFRTIIKQGINQGEIINKNPEVIVFSMLSTLQTMYLWYEKRGKMDVNILKTDMVSVLLDGIRT comes from the coding sequence ATGATGAAAGTATTAAATCGTAAATCTGAAATTCTTAAAGTAGCTAAAGACCTTATCACAGAGAAAGGCTACAATGCTGTATCTATGCGAGATTTGGCAAAGGCTTTAGATATAAAGGCAGCTAGCCTATACAACCATATTGCAAATAAGCAGGAAATACTTTCTACAATTATACTTGAGATTGCTGAAGCCTTTACTGTTGGTATGACTCAAATTTTTAATGAAGAGACCACTTCAATAAATAAATTACAGGATTTAATAGGTCTTCATATTGATATTAGCATAAACAATTCGGGCGCAATGGCAATGATGCATAACGACTGGAAACATCTTGAAGCAGATGAGTTAATACGTTTTGTAACCTTAAGAAATGCCTATGAAAATAATTTCAGAACTATAATTAAACAAGGTATTAACCAAGGAGAAATAATAAATAAAAACCCAGAAGTTATTGTGTTTTCTATGCTTTCTACACTTCAGACTATGTATTTATGGTATGAAAAACGTGGTAAAATGGATGTAAATATCCTTAAAACAGACATGGTTTCTGTGCTTTTAGATGGTATAAGAACTTAA
- a CDS encoding aromatic amino acid hydroxylase, with protein MNETIQTNPLIDRLPPHLKQFIKPQNYDDYTAINQAVWRYVMRKNVEYLGKVAHESYLSGLKKTGISINEIPSMYGMNRILKDIGWAAVAVDGFIPPNAFMEFQAYKVLVIASDIRQLENIEYTPAPDIIHEGAGHAPIIASPDYAEYLRRFGEIGSKAISSAHDIEMYEAVRAVSILKEAEGTPQEQIDAAEALVEELQNKKVEPSEISLIRNLHWWTVEYGLVGTVEDPKIYGAGLLSSIGESKNCMTDAVKKIPYSIDAAYQDFDITKQQPQLFVTPDFAYLQEVLEEFANTMAVRKGGWRGLKKLIESKQLGTIELSTGLQVSGVFKRMIQNEDNEVVYFETEGETALSYREKELIGHGIERHINGFRSPLGKLKGINLAIENMGPRDLQAYNFYDGKHIQFEFESGITVEGMNVTGIRNLKSELMLIQFTDCTVKYKDEVLFSPEDGDFDFAVGKDIVSAFAGMADYRSFNVNTHNPSTTTTIKTERSAKQKELIELYEAIRNYRNGETTKFSPDAVFDILKKHHNEDWLLPLEIYELEVERNTTLSKEVFRYLNELKERRPEVSHLIEGGLELLETPEHV; from the coding sequence ATGAACGAAACCATACAGACAAACCCACTTATAGATAGATTGCCACCACACTTAAAGCAATTTATAAAACCTCAAAACTACGACGATTATACAGCTATTAATCAAGCAGTATGGCGTTATGTAATGCGTAAAAATGTTGAATATTTAGGTAAGGTTGCACACGAAAGTTATTTGTCTGGATTAAAGAAAACAGGTATTTCTATAAATGAAATCCCTAGTATGTATGGTATGAACCGTATCCTTAAAGATATTGGTTGGGCAGCAGTTGCTGTTGATGGTTTTATACCACCAAACGCTTTTATGGAGTTTCAAGCTTATAAGGTGTTAGTGATTGCTAGTGATATTAGACAATTAGAAAATATTGAGTATACACCAGCACCAGACATCATTCACGAAGGTGCAGGACACGCACCTATTATCGCAAGTCCAGATTATGCAGAGTACTTGCGTCGATTTGGTGAAATTGGAAGTAAAGCAATTTCTAGTGCTCACGATATTGAGATGTATGAAGCAGTAAGAGCGGTTTCTATACTAAAAGAAGCAGAAGGTACACCACAAGAGCAAATTGATGCTGCTGAAGCACTTGTTGAGGAGCTTCAGAATAAAAAGGTTGAGCCAAGTGAAATTTCATTAATTAGAAATTTACATTGGTGGACTGTAGAGTATGGTCTTGTTGGAACAGTCGAAGACCCAAAGATATATGGCGCAGGTTTGCTGTCCTCTATTGGAGAAAGCAAGAACTGTATGACAGATGCCGTGAAAAAAATACCATATTCTATTGATGCAGCATACCAAGATTTTGACATCACAAAACAACAACCGCAACTATTTGTAACTCCAGATTTTGCTTATTTACAAGAGGTTTTAGAGGAGTTTGCCAATACAATGGCAGTAAGAAAAGGTGGTTGGCGCGGCCTTAAAAAACTTATTGAAAGCAAACAATTAGGTACTATAGAATTGAGTACTGGCTTGCAAGTCTCAGGTGTGTTTAAGCGAATGATACAGAATGAGGATAATGAAGTTGTTTACTTTGAAACCGAAGGTGAAACCGCATTATCTTACCGTGAAAAAGAATTGATAGGTCATGGTATAGAGCGCCATATCAATGGATTTCGATCGCCTTTAGGGAAATTAAAAGGTATTAATCTCGCCATTGAAAATATGGGTCCACGTGATTTACAAGCTTATAATTTTTATGACGGTAAGCACATTCAATTTGAGTTTGAAAGTGGCATTACTGTAGAAGGTATGAACGTTACAGGTATAAGAAACCTAAAAAGTGAATTGATGTTGATTCAATTTACAGATTGTACCGTGAAATATAAAGATGAGGTATTGTTTAGTCCAGAGGATGGCGATTTTGATTTTGCCGTTGGAAAAGACATTGTTTCAGCCTTTGCAGGTATGGCAGATTACAGATCTTTTAATGTAAACACACATAATCCTTCAACAACGACAACGATAAAAACAGAACGTTCTGCAAAACAAAAAGAACTTATCGAGTTGTATGAGGCTATTAGGAATTACCGCAACGGTGAAACCACTAAGTTTTCACCAGATGCTGTTTTTGATATCTTGAAGAAACACCATAATGAAGATTGGTTACTACCTTTAGAGATTTATGAATTAGAAGTTGAGCGAAACACAACTCTATCAAAAGAGGTGTTCAGATATTTAAATGAATTAAAAGAGCGCAGACCAGAAGTTAGTCATTTAATTGAAGGTGGTTTAGAGCTTTTAGAAACGCCAGAGCATGTTTAG
- a CDS encoding glycoside hydrolase family 113, whose amino-acid sequence MRYHVSIIILGILSLICIWSCESQPKDTKKSAKINGVSLVASRDAIDSSHITPITNVNANYASVMPFGFIRSLESAEVLYNTDRQWRGERVDGVTETIKHLHNANIKVMLKPQIWISRGEFTGDMMMASEEHWTTLENSYEGFILLYAQLAQDTNAEWFCIGTELYNFVNARPKFWSQLIKKIKTIYSGNLTYAENWDKVDKVTFWNEMDAIGADAYFPISEDKTPTIKASRQSWQPWKTTLKNLSDTYNRPILFTEYGYRSIDYSGNRPWESQREDGKINHEAQLNLTNALFKEFWNEPWFAGGFIWKWFHNHSEVGGMQNNRFTPQNKPVEKLIKEHYQQYSN is encoded by the coding sequence ATGCGTTATCATGTTTCAATTATAATTTTAGGGATTTTAAGCCTTATATGCATTTGGTCTTGCGAGAGCCAACCTAAAGACACAAAAAAGTCTGCTAAAATTAATGGTGTAAGCTTAGTGGCTTCTCGAGACGCAATAGATAGTTCTCATATTACACCTATTACTAATGTAAACGCAAATTACGCTTCTGTTATGCCTTTTGGGTTTATACGTAGTTTAGAGTCTGCAGAGGTTCTTTACAACACAGACAGACAATGGCGAGGTGAGCGCGTAGATGGTGTGACAGAAACCATAAAGCATCTTCACAATGCTAACATAAAGGTTATGCTTAAACCTCAAATTTGGATTTCTCGCGGAGAATTTACAGGAGATATGATGATGGCTTCTGAAGAACATTGGACAACGCTTGAAAACAGTTATGAAGGATTTATTTTATTATACGCACAGTTAGCTCAAGACACCAATGCAGAATGGTTTTGTATAGGTACAGAACTTTATAATTTTGTAAATGCTAGACCTAAATTTTGGTCTCAACTCATTAAGAAAATTAAAACTATTTATAGTGGTAATTTAACCTATGCAGAAAATTGGGATAAAGTAGACAAGGTTACATTTTGGAATGAGATGGATGCTATCGGTGCAGACGCTTATTTTCCAATTTCCGAAGATAAGACTCCAACTATAAAAGCATCAAGACAATCTTGGCAACCTTGGAAAACAACTCTCAAGAACTTAAGTGACACCTATAATAGGCCTATTTTATTTACAGAATATGGATACAGAAGTATTGATTATTCCGGAAATAGGCCTTGGGAATCACAACGTGAAGATGGCAAAATAAATCATGAAGCGCAGCTTAATTTAACTAACGCTTTATTTAAAGAATTTTGGAATGAGCCTTGGTTTGCAGGTGGTTTTATATGGAAATGGTTTCATAATCATTCAGAAGTTGGCGGTATGCAAAACAATAGGTTTACACCACAGAATAAACCTGTTGAAAAACTTATAAAAGAGCATTACCAGCAATACTCTAATTAA
- a CDS encoding helix-turn-helix domain-containing protein, which translates to MAIIINLDSILTAQNLKGKELAEAIGITEANLSILRSGKAKAVRFSTLNAICKTLKCQPGDILKYTVD; encoded by the coding sequence ATGGCAATCATAATAAATTTAGATAGCATTCTTACTGCGCAAAATTTAAAAGGAAAAGAATTAGCTGAAGCTATAGGTATTACAGAAGCCAACTTATCTATTTTAAGGTCTGGTAAAGCAAAAGCCGTTCGCTTCTCTACACTTAACGCTATTTGTAAAACACTAAAATGCCAACCAGGTGACATTTTAAAATATACTGTAGATTAA
- a CDS encoding DUF2975 domain-containing protein has translation MRLTTLFKSLIDIAYVLMIPIVIFFPGTILYLIFFPQQTIFKTNIPIESNGIPALYILALFIGFLEFVLFFAGFHNLRQLSKHILKKSLISKTSVNYLKRIGQFFSISGGSSLVLLFLFNLIKDSKVSIEFGISNYQLLLFLFIIGVFFLLLNQAFDKALKIKSENDLTV, from the coding sequence ATGCGACTTACTACTTTATTCAAATCACTTATAGACATAGCTTATGTCTTAATGATACCTATTGTTATCTTTTTTCCTGGTACAATATTATATCTAATATTTTTCCCTCAACAAACTATTTTCAAAACCAATATACCAATTGAAAGTAACGGTATTCCCGCATTATATATCCTAGCTTTGTTTATAGGATTTTTAGAGTTTGTTTTATTTTTTGCAGGTTTTCATAACCTTAGACAATTGTCTAAGCATATTTTAAAGAAGTCATTAATTAGTAAAACTTCTGTAAATTATTTGAAACGAATTGGACAGTTTTTCTCTATCTCTGGAGGCTCATCTTTAGTGCTCTTATTTCTATTTAATCTTATAAAGGATTCTAAAGTTAGCATTGAATTCGGCATTTCAAATTATCAATTACTTTTATTTTTATTTATTATTGGAGTATTCTTTTTACTTCTCAATCAAGCTTTTGACAAAGCATTAAAGATAAAATCTGAAAATGATCTAACAGTTTAG
- the nhaA gene encoding Na+/H+ antiporter NhaA: MKIAKNPVENFINHSTSGSFILIACTIIALIWANSPWQDAYHALWASDFSLGFTDTTFAITKPLYLWINDGLMTLFFLYVGLEIKREIIDGELTSFKKASMPVFAALGGIVVPIALFFLLNQEDRGTHGWGIPMATDIAFSLGILQLLGKRVPLGLKVFLTTFAVIDDIGAIVVIAIFYSHGFHVEYLSVAIGLLLILWLLNYLQIFSKYLFLIFGLAIWVLFLKSGVHPTIAGVLLAFVLPSVRYVNLKDVFSNLNNNLKRLKESDPKKHVLTEEQQVAVDEINAVTDQVQSPMQQLEHGLSGWVAIVIMPLFALANAGITINLDSLSATHLISQIGISMVAGKVIGISLFSYLAYKLGIARLPAGIQFKDIFAVSILGGVGFTMSLFVAELAFREDDLLTASKLGILIGSFGAGIVGYFALRIQLKRKTKQTD; the protein is encoded by the coding sequence TTGAAAATAGCAAAAAACCCCGTTGAGAATTTTATTAATCACTCAACTTCTGGAAGTTTTATACTTATAGCGTGTACTATTATTGCACTAATTTGGGCAAACTCACCTTGGCAAGATGCTTACCACGCACTTTGGGCATCAGATTTTTCTCTTGGTTTTACAGATACAACGTTTGCTATAACCAAACCTCTATACTTATGGATTAATGATGGTCTTATGACCTTATTCTTCTTATACGTAGGTTTAGAAATTAAACGTGAAATAATAGATGGAGAGCTAACCTCCTTTAAAAAAGCATCTATGCCTGTCTTTGCTGCTCTAGGCGGCATTGTTGTACCAATTGCATTATTCTTTTTACTAAACCAAGAAGACAGAGGTACACACGGTTGGGGAATACCAATGGCTACCGATATTGCATTTTCTTTAGGAATATTACAATTACTTGGTAAACGTGTGCCTTTAGGGTTAAAAGTTTTCCTTACCACATTTGCCGTAATAGATGACATAGGAGCTATTGTTGTTATAGCCATTTTTTACAGTCATGGCTTTCATGTTGAATACTTAAGTGTTGCTATTGGCCTATTGCTCATATTATGGTTACTTAATTATTTACAAATATTCTCCAAGTACCTATTCTTAATATTTGGTCTTGCCATTTGGGTATTATTTTTAAAATCTGGTGTGCACCCAACTATTGCAGGAGTATTACTTGCGTTTGTACTACCTTCAGTTAGATATGTGAATTTAAAGGATGTTTTTTCAAACCTTAACAACAACTTAAAACGCTTAAAAGAAAGTGATCCTAAAAAGCATGTCCTTACAGAAGAACAACAGGTTGCTGTAGATGAGATTAATGCTGTAACAGATCAAGTACAATCTCCAATGCAACAATTAGAGCATGGCTTAAGTGGTTGGGTTGCAATTGTTATCATGCCATTATTTGCTCTTGCAAATGCTGGCATCACTATAAATTTAGATTCTCTTAGCGCTACGCATTTAATTTCACAAATAGGAATTTCAATGGTTGCAGGTAAGGTTATTGGAATTAGTCTCTTTAGTTACTTGGCTTATAAATTAGGGATAGCCAGACTTCCTGCAGGCATACAGTTTAAAGACATATTTGCAGTAAGTATTTTAGGAGGTGTAGGATTCACAATGTCATTATTTGTAGCAGAGCTGGCCTTTAGAGAAGACGATTTACTAACAGCCTCTAAATTGGGTATTCTTATAGGTTCATTTGGAGCAGGTATTGTTGGTTATTTTGCTTTAAGGATACAGCTTAAACGCAAGACAAAACAAACAGATTAA
- a CDS encoding MgtC/SapB family protein, giving the protein MELQDFIIRVSLALGSGFLIGLEREFKSKSAGLKTNMLVALGASIFVLVSLEFSNKDYTDLTRVLGQVVTGIGFLGAGAIIQKGTNIKGLTTAATIWCSAGAGCLAAVGMYWELLTITVLVLIVNFIFGLLDTKIENTLKD; this is encoded by the coding sequence ATGGAATTACAAGATTTTATAATTCGAGTAAGTCTAGCTTTAGGATCTGGATTTCTAATAGGATTAGAAAGAGAGTTTAAAAGCAAAAGTGCTGGACTTAAAACAAACATGCTCGTTGCATTGGGTGCATCAATATTCGTGTTGGTTTCATTAGAGTTTAGCAATAAAGACTATACAGATCTTACGCGTGTTTTGGGACAAGTTGTAACAGGTATTGGTTTTCTTGGTGCTGGAGCTATAATTCAAAAAGGCACAAATATTAAAGGGTTAACTACAGCTGCTACTATTTGGTGTAGCGCTGGAGCAGGTTGTTTGGCTGCTGTTGGCATGTATTGGGAACTGCTCACAATAACTGTGCTTGTTCTCATTGTAAACTTTATCTTTGGACTATTAGACACAAAAATTGAAAACACACTTAAAGACTAA
- a CDS encoding aminotransferase class I/II-fold pyridoxal phosphate-dependent enzyme, whose protein sequence is MLPERLQKKIDLRKDNNSLRALRLPQNLIDFSSNDYLGFSKLISDAKIHLEEHSILNGATGSRLLSGHSALFEKTEQQIAGFHNAEAALLFNSGYDANLGLLSAILMRGDVVFYDEWSHASIRDGITMGYAKAIKFKHNNLDHLKQLLDKFKGTAECYIVTESVFSMDGDQPDLNQIVNLSKAYNANLIIDEAHAIGVFGNKGEGVIQDLGLETQVFARIVTYGKAMGCHGAAILGSVGLKEFLVNFSRPFIYTTAMPPHSLLAIGSAYNILQNNKGINCLEKLQNNINAFKREVARLRLDKLFIESSSAIQSCIVPGNNRVKKASEFLGEKGYDVRPILSPTVPEGKERLRFCIHSFNSKVEITQVLQHLATFVSHGKQL, encoded by the coding sequence ATGTTACCAGAGCGACTACAGAAAAAAATAGATTTAAGAAAAGACAACAATAGTCTAAGAGCTTTAAGGCTACCTCAAAATTTAATAGATTTTAGCTCAAACGATTATTTAGGGTTTTCAAAATTAATTTCTGATGCTAAAATACATCTTGAAGAACACTCAATTTTAAATGGTGCTACAGGTTCTCGATTACTTTCAGGTCATTCAGCTTTATTTGAAAAAACTGAGCAACAAATTGCAGGTTTCCATAATGCAGAAGCTGCATTACTTTTTAATTCTGGATACGATGCTAATCTAGGTTTACTATCTGCAATTTTAATGCGTGGTGATGTTGTGTTTTATGACGAATGGTCACACGCATCTATCCGAGATGGTATAACAATGGGATATGCCAAAGCAATAAAGTTTAAGCATAATAATTTAGATCACTTAAAACAGCTACTTGATAAATTTAAAGGTACTGCAGAATGTTATATTGTGACAGAGTCTGTTTTTTCTATGGATGGTGATCAACCAGACCTAAACCAAATTGTAAACTTATCTAAAGCATATAATGCCAACCTTATTATAGATGAAGCTCATGCAATAGGTGTGTTTGGGAATAAAGGTGAAGGTGTAATCCAGGATTTAGGTTTAGAAACACAGGTTTTTGCAAGAATTGTCACGTATGGAAAAGCTATGGGTTGTCATGGAGCTGCAATTTTAGGAAGTGTAGGCTTAAAGGAATTTCTTGTAAATTTCTCAAGACCTTTTATTTATACAACGGCAATGCCACCACATTCACTTTTAGCAATTGGCTCGGCATATAATATATTACAAAACAACAAAGGGATTAATTGCCTAGAAAAGCTTCAGAACAATATTAATGCATTTAAACGTGAGGTTGCTAGGCTAAGGCTAGATAAGTTATTTATTGAGAGCTCATCTGCCATACAATCTTGTATAGTTCCTGGTAATAATAGAGTGAAGAAAGCTTCAGAATTTTTAGGCGAAAAAGGTTATGATGTACGTCCTATTTTATCTCCAACAGTTCCAGAAGGAAAA